In one window of Helianthus annuus cultivar XRQ/B chromosome 17, HanXRQr2.0-SUNRISE, whole genome shotgun sequence DNA:
- the LOC110921852 gene encoding auxin-responsive protein SAUR21, giving the protein MAIRMPRIIQARQILKRSLSNGGSTPASMDIPKGYFAVYVGEQEKKRFVVPVSILSKPRFQELLHQSEQEFGYNHPMGGITIPCSEDVFTDLTSRLGVF; this is encoded by the coding sequence ATGGCCATCCGTATGCCTCGTATCATTCAAGCAAGACAAATTCTCAAAAGATCCCTCTCTAATGGTGGCAGCACTCCCGCATCTATGGATATCCCCAAAGGCTATTTTGCCGTTTATGTTGGGGAACAAGAGAAGAAGCGGTTTGTAGTCCCCGTATCAATATTAAGCAAGCCTAGATTTCAAGAGTTACTGCATCAGTCAGAGCAAGAGTTTGGATACAACCATCCCATGGGCGGGATCACCATACCATGTAGTGAAGACGTATTCACCGATCTCACTTCTCGTTTGGGAGTATTTTGA
- the LOC110924380 gene encoding probable NOT transcription complex subunit VIP2 yields MNALIRVSAVCCVMILLTFLINLTSEQQHLKLLHTCLTHDWYVTGGKLSGMVMVVIWECSRLHLMTKRRRRTSVLLSCKTGMAMGTNGPGSVQGLHNLHGSFNVAGTLGSQNPTTANVPSSGLQQQSGNLSAGRFTSNNMPAALSQIAHGNSLSHSGLNSRGSLIVVGTPGFSSGANAFSGSIPGVLPTTAPISNRNSIPGVGVPPVIGNRSSRITS; encoded by the exons ATGAATGCTTTG ATCCGAGTGTCGGCGGTTTGTTGTGTGATGATACTGCTCACATTCTTGATAAATTTGACCAGTGAGCAGCAACACTTGAAACTTCTCCACACGTGTTTGACACATGATTGGTATGTAACAGGAGGGAAACTCTCAGgcatggtgatggtggtgatttGGGAGTGTTCCAGGCTGCATTTAATGACCAAACGACGACGAAGAACATCAGTGTTGTTGAGCTGCAAAACAGGGATGGCGATGGGAACTAATGGACCAG GATCTGTTCAGGGGCTCCACAACTTACATGGTAGTTTCAATGTCGCTGGCACACTTGGATCCCAAAATCCAACAACCGCTAATGTACCTTCAAGTGGGCTTCAACAACAAAGCGGAAACCTTTCTGCTGGAAGATTTACATCAAACAATATGCCTGCTGCTCTTTCTCAG ATAGCTCATGGCAATTCACTCAGTCATTCAGGGCTAAATAGTAGAGGTAGCTTGATTGTTGTTGGAACCCCTGGGTTCAGTAGTGGTGCAAATGCATTTAGTGGCTCGATTCCTGGAGTCCTGCCTACCACTGCACCAATCAGTAACCGTAATTCTATTCCGGGAGTCGGAGTCCCACCGGTTATAGGAAATCGGAGCTCTCGGATCACCAGTTAA